In one window of Pseudoalteromonas espejiana DSM 9414 DNA:
- a CDS encoding sodium-dependent transporter: MSAVRGEFSSRFGFIMAAAGSAVGLGNIWGFPTQTASNGGAAFLVAYLVLAFFLAYPALMAELIIGRHGQANAVSSLTKITTQPWQKRFAFIVGFGGILCAGFILSFYAIVAGWMLSATAEPITTLVGANEASAWLSEQSLTRNIIVTVIFIILTVAIISRGVENGIEKWSKRLMPALLGILFALIAYVMTQDGAMEGLKAYLVPDFSSIFDAKLLVSALGQAFFSLSLGTSVMIIYGSYISKKENLVSLGAYVTLIDVFIAFVAGLLIIPAMYVAQAQGVEIFSATTGKLLSEDTLVFQVLPALFEGMGSAGLFIGFAFFALMSIAALTSSISMLEAPVSYTVERFAMSRKQATWLIGALISAVSITIVCNLGSLFGLVITLTTKVAQPLIGLMCCIFVGWIWYRGSLLKTIQQGNPEVHNTLFWKVWPVYTKFVCPVAIGAVFLHSVLS; this comes from the coding sequence ATGAGCGCAGTTAGAGGCGAGTTTAGCTCTCGCTTTGGATTTATAATGGCCGCCGCAGGCTCTGCAGTAGGTTTAGGTAATATTTGGGGTTTCCCTACGCAAACAGCCAGTAATGGTGGTGCAGCCTTTTTAGTCGCTTATTTAGTACTTGCGTTCTTTTTGGCCTACCCAGCACTTATGGCCGAGCTTATTATTGGCCGCCACGGCCAGGCTAATGCTGTTTCATCGTTAACTAAAATAACAACGCAGCCTTGGCAAAAACGCTTTGCGTTTATTGTCGGGTTTGGTGGAATTTTGTGTGCGGGGTTTATTTTAAGCTTTTACGCTATTGTAGCTGGCTGGATGCTAAGTGCTACCGCAGAACCTATCACTACGTTAGTGGGCGCAAATGAGGCTTCTGCATGGTTAAGTGAGCAGTCACTAACCCGAAACATTATAGTCACTGTTATCTTTATAATATTGACGGTTGCGATCATTAGTCGCGGTGTTGAAAATGGTATCGAAAAGTGGTCTAAACGCCTTATGCCTGCACTTTTGGGGATTTTATTTGCCCTTATTGCATATGTGATGACACAAGATGGCGCAATGGAAGGTTTAAAAGCGTATTTAGTCCCTGATTTTTCATCTATTTTTGATGCTAAATTATTAGTAAGTGCACTAGGGCAAGCCTTTTTCTCACTATCACTTGGTACAAGTGTGATGATTATTTATGGCTCTTATATTAGTAAAAAAGAAAACCTAGTATCGCTTGGCGCATACGTAACACTTATTGATGTGTTTATTGCGTTTGTAGCTGGCCTATTAATAATACCTGCTATGTACGTTGCACAGGCACAAGGGGTAGAAATATTCTCTGCAACAACAGGTAAACTTCTCTCTGAAGACACATTAGTATTTCAAGTGCTGCCAGCTTTGTTTGAAGGTATGGGTTCGGCGGGCTTATTCATTGGCTTTGCTTTTTTTGCTCTAATGAGTATTGCTGCGTTAACCTCGTCTATTTCAATGCTAGAGGCGCCCGTATCGTACACGGTAGAGCGCTTTGCTATGAGCCGAAAACAAGCTACTTGGCTTATTGGTGCACTTATAAGTGCCGTGAGCATTACTATAGTATGTAACTTAGGCAGTTTGTTTGGTTTAGTGATCACTTTAACAACAAAAGTTGCACAGCCGCTAATAGGCTTAATGTGTTGTATTTTTGTTGGTTGGATTTGGTACCGAGGCTCATTATTAAAGACTATTCAACAAGGTAACCCAGAAGTACACAACACACTATTTTGGAAAGTGTGGCCTGTTTACACTAAATTTGTATGCCCTGTCGCTATTGGTGCAGTATTTTTACATTCAGTTTTAAGTTAG